In one Cloacibacillus sp. genomic region, the following are encoded:
- a CDS encoding AzlC family ABC transporter permease produces the protein MCKENVSMFYKGMRDGTPLLLGYLAVAFTLGLGAKSCGLSPVQAIISAVTQNAAAGQFAGYSLISSGAGYLEVAVMILVANARYLLMSCTLSQKISPDTPLRHRLCLAVDITDEIFGLAAAQPRRLNPFYNYGLVVAAAPGWAVGTYLGAAAGSVLSAPVMTALSVSLFGMFIAVIVPPARKDKIVAVLIIISMASSFAFAKFNMLGISAGGRTLILTVAISAAAAYLFPLKEAVSARETEPLCESAEETQLHAA, from the coding sequence ATGTGCAAAGAAAACGTATCTATGTTTTATAAAGGAATGAGAGACGGTACGCCGCTTTTGTTAGGTTATCTTGCGGTGGCCTTCACGCTTGGCCTTGGAGCGAAAAGCTGCGGCCTCTCGCCGGTACAGGCGATCATCTCCGCAGTAACGCAAAACGCCGCCGCGGGGCAGTTCGCGGGCTACTCCCTCATCTCCTCCGGCGCCGGCTATCTTGAGGTCGCCGTCATGATACTGGTTGCGAACGCAAGATATCTGCTCATGTCCTGCACCCTGAGCCAGAAAATATCTCCCGACACGCCGCTGCGCCACCGCCTCTGCCTCGCGGTCGACATCACAGATGAAATATTCGGCCTCGCAGCCGCTCAGCCGCGGCGCCTGAATCCATTCTACAACTACGGCCTCGTAGTCGCGGCAGCCCCCGGCTGGGCCGTGGGCACATATCTCGGCGCCGCAGCGGGCAGCGTGCTCTCCGCACCGGTCATGACGGCGCTCTCCGTCAGCCTCTTTGGAATGTTCATCGCCGTCATCGTGCCGCCAGCGCGCAAAGATAAAATTGTAGCCGTGCTCATAATCATTTCGATGGCGTCAAGCTTCGCCTTCGCGAAGTTCAATATGCTGGGAATATCGGCGGGCGGCCGGACGCTCATCCTCACCGTCGCCATTTCGGCGGCGGCCGCCTATCTCTTCCCGCTGAAAGAGGCCGTTTCCGCACGTGAGACAGAGCCGCTTTGCGAAAGCGCCGAGGAAACCCAGCTCCATGCCGCATAA
- a CDS encoding AzlD domain-containing protein, with protein MPHNVYIYLFIMAAVTYLVRVLPLTLIRREITNKYLKAFLYYVPYVTLAVMTFPSIIEATGEPLTAMAALVAASVLAWYGGSLFQVAALSCAVVFMLERFVI; from the coding sequence ATGCCGCATAACGTCTACATATATCTTTTTATAATGGCCGCCGTCACCTATCTCGTCCGTGTGCTGCCGCTTACGCTCATCCGCCGCGAGATAACCAATAAATATCTTAAGGCCTTTCTGTACTACGTCCCCTACGTTACGCTCGCCGTGATGACCTTTCCGTCGATAATAGAGGCCACAGGCGAGCCGCTTACCGCGATGGCCGCGCTTGTGGCGGCCTCCGTCCTCGCTTGGTACGGCGGCAGCCTATTTCAGGTGGCGGCGCTCTCCTGCGCCGTCGTCTTCATGCTGGAAAGGTTTGTTATTTAA
- a CDS encoding pentapeptide repeat-containing protein: MFTEIAAAAQEDDRTLSGGLFENETLCELDLSRLRFDAVRFVKCRFVHCDFTQARFSSASFTGCDLSNCVFTKSWWNKCAFADSKGVGADFRGSIFKDATLAACAFNLANFGECSWSRCELTRTDFREASFAESKMRCIVLKEDNFAAAEFFHTPLAELDFSDSVIEGMALSEGARELRGARVSALQAVELASFILKLSVK; encoded by the coding sequence ATGTTTACAGAAATTGCGGCGGCGGCGCAGGAGGACGACAGGACTTTATCCGGCGGCCTCTTTGAAAACGAGACGCTTTGCGAACTTGACCTTTCGCGGCTGCGATTCGACGCCGTGCGCTTTGTAAAATGCCGTTTTGTACACTGCGACTTCACTCAGGCGCGTTTTTCTTCCGCCTCTTTTACCGGCTGCGACCTCTCAAATTGCGTTTTTACAAAAAGCTGGTGGAACAAGTGCGCCTTTGCGGACTCAAAGGGCGTAGGCGCTGATTTTCGCGGCTCCATATTCAAGGACGCTACGCTTGCGGCCTGCGCCTTCAACCTCGCGAACTTCGGCGAGTGCTCGTGGAGCCGCTGTGAACTTACGCGGACTGACTTTCGTGAGGCGTCGTTTGCGGAGTCAAAGATGCGCTGCATCGTTCTTAAAGAGGACAACTTCGCGGCGGCCGAATTTTTTCATACGCCGCTTGCGGAGCTTGATTTTTCTGATTCCGTAATAGAGGGGATGGCGCTCTCTGAGGGGGCGCGCGAGCTGCGCGGCGCGCGTGTCTCAGCGTTGCAGGCGGTGGAGCTCGCCTCTTTTATATTAAAGCTCAGCGTTAAATAA
- a CDS encoding GGDEF domain-containing protein, whose product MEQRDLIDNIDAILYVSDPVSYEMLYANEPARRFMKTDDYLHAKCYKVLHGKSSPCYFCTNGLLDFEQFYIWEHTSPTNGHSYLLKDKFVDWHGKMARLEIAQDITEQTSRNLFRLETTTLLECIRLLSAQEELKDAIETVLSTIGEYYQADRSYILELNQERTVGTNTFEWCRHGVESQIKFNQGIPLSQIPLWQDAIDAVSTMVIQDVEEIREKYPMEYGRMRFQNIRRLMAAPFNLQNQGLGYIGVDNPASNSNNPSLLQSVSYFVMNELQKRRLRAELEYQSSHDALTGLFNRNKYTQDIAALADKKLESAGVVFCDVNGLKFINDTQGHDAGDDRIRAVSKILQTVFLNSTIYRLGGDEFLVLCEDISKEQFNQLTDAARGSFLSENGQSMASIGARWERQNFDLPSMVLKADTLMYGEKQKHHRSR is encoded by the coding sequence GTGGAACAGCGCGATTTGATTGACAATATAGACGCTATTCTATATGTAAGCGACCCCGTCTCTTATGAAATGCTCTATGCGAACGAACCAGCAAGACGGTTCATGAAAACTGACGATTATCTTCACGCCAAATGCTATAAGGTATTACATGGCAAGAGCAGCCCGTGCTACTTCTGCACCAACGGACTGCTTGACTTCGAACAATTCTATATATGGGAACATACCAGCCCCACCAACGGACACAGCTACCTGCTCAAAGATAAATTTGTCGACTGGCACGGTAAAATGGCGCGATTGGAAATAGCGCAGGACATCACCGAGCAAACAAGCCGCAACCTCTTCCGGCTGGAAACCACGACGCTCCTTGAATGTATCAGGCTGCTCTCCGCACAGGAGGAACTGAAAGACGCAATAGAGACGGTGCTTTCAACGATAGGAGAATACTATCAGGCCGACCGTTCTTATATTCTGGAGCTCAATCAGGAACGCACCGTGGGTACGAACACCTTTGAATGGTGCAGGCATGGAGTGGAGTCTCAAATAAAATTCAATCAAGGAATACCGTTGTCTCAAATCCCTCTTTGGCAGGACGCCATAGACGCCGTCTCGACGATGGTCATACAAGACGTGGAAGAGATCAGAGAAAAATATCCTATGGAATATGGACGGATGCGTTTTCAAAATATACGCCGCCTGATGGCCGCGCCGTTTAATCTGCAAAATCAGGGGCTTGGATATATCGGCGTGGACAACCCGGCCAGCAATTCCAACAACCCTTCGCTGTTGCAGTCCGTATCGTATTTTGTGATGAACGAACTGCAGAAAAGACGCCTGCGCGCCGAGCTGGAGTATCAAAGTTCACATGACGCGCTGACCGGCCTCTTCAACCGCAATAAATATACTCAGGACATCGCCGCTTTGGCGGATAAAAAACTCGAATCGGCGGGAGTAGTCTTCTGCGACGTCAACGGATTAAAATTCATAAACGATACTCAGGGACACGACGCTGGCGACGACCGTATACGCGCCGTATCAAAGATATTGCAGACGGTATTTCTAAACAGCACGATATATCGGCTTGGCGGAGACGAGTTTCTTGTCTTATGCGAGGACATATCGAAAGAGCAGTTCAACCAGCTGACAGACGCGGCAAGAGGTAGTTTCTTAAGTGAAAACGGACAGTCGATGGCCTCTATAGGCGCGCGATGGGAGAGGCAAAACTTCGACCTGCCCTCTATGGTCCTAAAGGCCGACACTCTCATGTACGGCGAAAAGCAAAAACATCACCGTTCGCGGTAA
- a CDS encoding CrcB family protein, with protein sequence MINILAVGIGGFVGAVSRYAAGAAIAGYFAAPAATFFINAAGSLLIGAVSVTAQRYAMSGHPAVLLLQAGFCGGFTTFSTFSLEMFTLMAEGRPAMAAAYAAASVLCCIACVAAGRAAMNFMI encoded by the coding sequence ATGATAAATATTTTAGCGGTAGGCATCGGGGGCTTCGTGGGAGCCGTCTCCAGATACGCCGCGGGAGCCGCCATTGCCGGATACTTCGCGGCTCCCGCCGCCACCTTCTTCATAAACGCGGCAGGCTCGCTGCTCATAGGCGCGGTCAGCGTCACGGCGCAAAGGTACGCGATGTCGGGACATCCCGCCGTTCTGCTGCTCCAGGCAGGATTTTGCGGAGGCTTCACCACCTTCTCCACCTTCTCGCTTGAGATGTTCACGCTGATGGCCGAAGGACGGCCCGCAATGGCCGCCGCCTACGCCGCCGCAAGCGTCCTCTGCTGCATCGCCTGCGTAGCCGCGGGACGCGCGGCGATGAATTTTATGATTTGA